From Micromonospora sp. NBC_01699, a single genomic window includes:
- a CDS encoding carbohydrate ABC transporter permease yields MSVLTAVRARRRARPGERPPGGLDRTPFSYVVLTLLGLFALLPVLVLVVNAFKTSLEIGTNPLGLPTSIDLSNFAEAWRRGNMAQGFVNTAFLVAGTIVGTWLFAGAAAYSLARLNLPWKRGLETYFFVVISLPVQMFIVPLFFLWVKLGLINTLFGLVVIYVALNTPFSVLLLRTFLVGIPRQLDEAARLDGANEWQIATRVIMPLSWPGFLTVGLVSGLGAYSELLFAVTFLIDVDKMPVATSFLSFSTGYTQFYNLVNAAGVIIVLPLIVLFLFMQRRFITGLAASGSKG; encoded by the coding sequence ATGTCGGTGCTGACCGCTGTCCGCGCACGTCGGCGTGCGCGGCCCGGGGAGCGGCCGCCGGGTGGTCTCGACCGCACCCCGTTCTCGTACGTCGTGCTCACCCTGCTCGGTCTGTTCGCGCTGCTTCCCGTGCTCGTGCTGGTCGTCAACGCGTTCAAGACGAGCCTGGAGATCGGCACCAACCCGCTCGGCCTACCGACCTCGATCGACCTGTCGAACTTCGCGGAGGCGTGGCGGCGGGGCAACATGGCCCAGGGTTTCGTCAACACCGCGTTCCTCGTCGCGGGCACGATCGTCGGGACCTGGCTGTTCGCGGGCGCCGCGGCCTATTCGCTGGCGAGGCTCAACCTGCCGTGGAAGCGGGGACTGGAGACCTATTTCTTCGTCGTCATCTCGCTGCCGGTGCAGATGTTCATCGTGCCGCTGTTCTTCCTCTGGGTGAAGCTCGGGCTGATCAACACGCTCTTCGGGCTCGTCGTCATCTACGTCGCGCTCAACACCCCGTTCTCGGTGCTGTTGCTCCGTACGTTCCTCGTCGGCATCCCGAGGCAGCTCGACGAGGCGGCCCGGCTCGACGGGGCGAACGAGTGGCAGATCGCCACCCGCGTCATCATGCCGCTGAGCTGGCCCGGCTTCCTGACCGTCGGTCTGGTCTCGGGGCTCGGCGCCTACTCGGAGCTGCTGTTCGCGGTGACCTTCCTGATCGACGTCGACAAGATGCCCGTAGCCACGTCGTTCCTGTCCTTCAGCACCGGCTACACCCAGTTCTACAACCTCGTCAACGCGGCGGGCGTCATCATCGTGCTCCCGCTCATCGTGCTGTTCCTGTTCATGCAGCGACGCTTCATCACGGGTCTCGCGGCCAGCGGGAGCAAGGGATGA
- a CDS encoding carbohydrate ABC transporter permease, whose amino-acid sequence MTAPPVTTYAEPATREVPAPPRGRIRRNSRLVAITFVVPALALNLLVIAGPTVSSVVYSFTDWNGISNPEFTGFDNWVTLVHDDAFWNAIANNFIYLVIFLTVPMAMGLLGAFMLSRIRRGASLFRVLYFIPYLLVSVITAQIWRNILDPEFGLASALNSIGIHWLDDVYFFADERFALYSVAFVDNWHFWGFLVVLFLAAMQGIDGSLYEAARIDGANAWQEFRNVVLPGIRPTLTFALTIIAIGSLLVYDYPFILTNGGPAGSTDVASLLVNRTAFLARDAGYASAIALALSVLSAIFLVLFGFLRRREEEL is encoded by the coding sequence ATGACAGCGCCACCCGTCACGACGTACGCCGAACCGGCCACGCGGGAGGTGCCCGCGCCTCCCCGAGGTCGCATTCGCAGGAACTCGCGACTGGTCGCGATCACGTTCGTGGTGCCCGCGCTCGCCCTCAACCTGCTGGTGATCGCCGGACCGACGGTCAGCAGCGTCGTCTACTCGTTCACCGACTGGAACGGCATCAGCAACCCGGAGTTCACCGGCTTCGACAACTGGGTCACCCTGGTCCACGACGACGCGTTCTGGAACGCCATCGCCAACAACTTCATCTACCTGGTCATCTTCCTGACCGTACCGATGGCGATGGGCCTGCTCGGCGCGTTCATGCTCTCCCGGATCCGCCGCGGCGCGTCGCTCTTCCGGGTGCTCTACTTCATCCCCTACCTGCTGGTCAGCGTGATCACGGCGCAGATCTGGCGGAACATCCTCGACCCCGAGTTCGGACTCGCGTCCGCGTTGAACAGCATCGGCATCCACTGGCTCGACGACGTCTACTTCTTCGCCGACGAGCGCTTCGCGCTCTACAGCGTCGCCTTCGTCGACAACTGGCACTTCTGGGGTTTCCTCGTCGTCCTCTTCCTCGCCGCGATGCAGGGGATCGACGGCAGCCTCTACGAGGCCGCGCGGATCGACGGGGCCAACGCCTGGCAGGAATTCCGGAACGTGGTGCTGCCCGGCATCCGACCGACGTTGACCTTCGCGCTGACGATCATCGCGATCGGGAGCCTGCTGGTGTACGACTACCCGTTCATCCTCACCAACGGTGGGCCGGCGGGTTCCACGGACGTCGCGTCGCTGCTCGTCAACCGGACGGCGTTCCTCGCCCGGGACGCGGGCTACGCCTCGGCCATCGCGCTCGCGCTCTCCGTACTGAGCGCGATCTTCCTGGTCCTGTTCGGGTTCCTGCGTCGCCGGGAGGAGGAGCTCTGA
- a CDS encoding ABC transporter substrate-binding protein has protein sequence MRFLSAVAAVTAVPLLLVSCTSAPEESDNVPAGEVGGTLNLWVGMDAVDDASTADYKRLYLDPFTTLYPNVQFKLSPQNNEGLTQKVQTALAAGQGPDLLPLNASIAIDFADAGYLADLGSLAEQEKWKDKIFPWAMDIGVVDGKLSVLPVSYETMVLYYNKTLFEKNGWQIPNDRPSLEALAATMMAAGITPFANANADYAGATEHVFSCFINMVAGPGKIHDALTGSIPFTDQAFVDSVDLMVDYFKRGYFSGGVKQYFSTTDPQKMASLANGKTGMFLSGSWEIGAMNEYFKDSESDWDWAPIPALAPGVPANVFPLALGESVALNAASKNLPAAKAYLKWKYSDTNANWQAIKDFGDQPLPIKFDAAAAPEGIDPRFLTQYTALSEASLSKKVGYVTWTSFGPGAETYLSENQDRLLTGNLSTRDFLANLDKAFKKDLDEKLIPPVFDTAAR, from the coding sequence GCCGGAGGAAAGCGACAACGTTCCCGCGGGCGAGGTCGGCGGCACCCTCAACCTCTGGGTCGGCATGGACGCGGTCGACGATGCCAGCACCGCCGATTACAAGCGTCTTTACCTCGATCCGTTCACCACCCTGTACCCCAATGTCCAGTTCAAGCTCAGTCCGCAGAACAACGAGGGTCTGACGCAGAAGGTCCAGACGGCGCTCGCCGCAGGCCAGGGGCCGGACCTGCTACCGCTCAACGCGTCGATCGCCATCGACTTCGCCGACGCCGGCTACCTCGCCGACCTCGGTTCCCTCGCGGAGCAGGAGAAGTGGAAAGACAAGATCTTCCCCTGGGCCATGGACATCGGTGTCGTCGACGGGAAGCTTTCCGTGCTGCCGGTGAGCTACGAGACGATGGTGCTCTACTACAACAAGACGCTGTTCGAGAAGAACGGGTGGCAGATTCCCAACGACCGCCCGTCGCTGGAGGCGCTCGCCGCGACGATGATGGCGGCCGGAATCACGCCGTTCGCCAACGCCAATGCCGACTACGCCGGTGCCACCGAGCACGTGTTCTCGTGCTTCATCAACATGGTGGCGGGCCCCGGCAAGATCCATGACGCCCTCACTGGCTCGATCCCCTTCACCGACCAGGCGTTCGTCGACTCGGTCGACCTGATGGTCGACTACTTCAAGCGGGGCTACTTCAGCGGCGGGGTCAAGCAGTATTTCTCGACCACCGACCCGCAGAAGATGGCCAGCCTCGCCAACGGCAAGACCGGCATGTTCCTCTCCGGAAGCTGGGAGATCGGAGCGATGAACGAGTATTTCAAGGACAGCGAGAGCGATTGGGACTGGGCCCCGATTCCGGCGCTCGCGCCCGGCGTGCCCGCCAACGTGTTCCCGCTGGCCCTGGGTGAGTCCGTGGCCCTCAACGCCGCGAGCAAGAACCTCCCCGCCGCCAAGGCATACCTGAAGTGGAAGTATTCGGACACCAACGCCAACTGGCAGGCGATCAAGGACTTCGGCGACCAGCCCCTTCCGATCAAGTTCGACGCCGCCGCCGCACCCGAGGGCATCGACCCGCGGTTCCTCACCCAGTACACGGCCCTGAGCGAGGCGTCGCTGTCGAAGAAGGTCGGCTACGTGACCTGGACCTCGTTCGGCCCGGGAGCCGAGACCTACCTCTCCGAGAACCAGGACCGCCTGCTGACCGGCAACCTGTCCACCCGTGACTTCCTCGCGAATCTCGACAAGGCGTTCAAGAAGGACCTCGACGAGAAGCTCATCCCGCCGGTCTTCGACACGGCAGCGCGATGA